TCCCTGAGATAAATTACTGGCTCTGGTGTAGGAACCTGATGAGCATAGCACAGATTGGCTAGTATCTGTAGAAGCACAAACTCTCTCCCACCACCTCTGCCCCTAAGTTGTGCAGCTTATTTGAAAGGGGCTGTGCCTTTTCAGCCAGTAGTAACCTTCTCTCTGTACAGCATCTGTGGAATTCGGACACACTGtcatgggcacagccacaaaatggatcgTTGGACAGTGTGACTTTAGTTAGCAAAGGATAAATAGATTAACTTCTGGGGTTTTAAAGCAAGCAGCCAAAAGGTGGCGCATGTGATCCATGAATGAGTTTTGGGAAGAGACACAAtcaaatcagagcccagtagcacctttaagaccaacaaagatttattcaaggcatgagcttttgagtgcaagcactcttcctcagagaggTTTCCTCCCTTGACGCCTATTGTGGGGATTGAAAAAGGAACAAGGAGGGTTGTTAAAGGATTTGAAAAACTAAAAAGCATCAGAACATTAAGATGCAATCACTGAATTGCATTTTATTAGGATCCAGCTAGAAAACACCAAAATAATGCATCGGCTTCTCAGTCCCCTCCAAACTTTTTGTCAGGATTCCAGGAGGTCTGTGTCCTGTGTCCCCAAGGATGAGTGGTCAGGTGGTGGCCATGGCCCTGGGTAGGGTGCCTCCATCCTGGGCTTGCTGTTGTCTCTAGGCAGGGCTGTCCCATTTTCAGAGAAGGTCCTGcagctgccttccccccctccgaACGCACCCTTCCCTCAAAAGTGACCAACTGAGGTTCATGTCCACATCCTACAGAAACCTTTGGGCGGGCTTTCCTGAAAGTTGTCCGGACAAGCAGAGATGGAGCAGAGGCTGCAGGTGGTCATAAGGGTGTGCGCTTCTCGCAGATTGAGGGATGCAGAATAGGGCCAGTGGCAAAATTTGGCACTCAGGCGGCAGCTACTTGAACAAGCCCCCATCATCTGGAGGCCCTCCCCCGCGGTTCTTGTGACAGGCATCACTGCCTGAACGCGGCTCCCTGCCGCTGGGCGTCGCTTCCAGTTGCTCTACATGTGTGTGTTCTCCATTTACTCTCGAGGAGCCCATTTGTCACCCATTTCAAAGCCCAGAGGCAGTTGGTCCTTTGAGATCATCGCCGCTGCAACTTCTTCTGTGGCTGCGCCCTACCAGCCGCGATCCAGACCGGCCTTGGGCATCGCGCAGCTGGGAAAGGCAGTCTCCTCCCGCCCCCCCGGAAGAACGGCGGGGAAGCTAGCCGCCGGGCTCTGCTGCAGCGCTGGGGCACCTGGTCTACACGCAGCCTTTGCAACCCAGCCCAGAAATCTTCGCCCCCAAAACTCCGCGCGTCTTCTGAAGGGGCCTCTGGAGCACCGGGACCCTCCCTGCAAAATAGGCCCTCCCAAAGCGCTGCCTTGACGGGGCTCAGCACCGGGGGCTCGTTTGCGCACAGCGGCCGGGTCAGCTGCCTGGTGAAGCGCGCAGCAGCCGCGCAGTCAGTCCTGGGCAAggaggagggatttcagccaatgGGCGGCGAGAGGCTTCCGGACCGCGCATGCGATTGGTTGGGGAGCGGCGGAGCGCGCCGATAAAAGCACGATCCCGAACACTCTGCTGGCAGAAATTGTGGTCGATCCACAGACGGAGGAGGTTGGCCTTGGTCAGCTTTTGCGCGCTGCAAGTAACGGGAGAGGTTCCCCAGCAACTTGGCCAGGTAAGGCTCGGCTCCCTTTTGTGGTCAGCCCCTTTTCTCTCTGTAGCTAAGAGGCTGAGACTGGCTGTCCTTGGAGGGTTGGTGTGACAGCTGCAAGCTCACACCTCTCTGAACTATTAGAAAAAGTTAGAAAGAAGTTTGGAGAATTAATCTGTGATGCTGTCCAGATATTCCAGAACTCCCTGGTTCTGTAGGCATGTTCCTTGCAGCTTGAGCTTGGGATGTGTTTATTTGGGAGCTGAGTAGGTCACATGGAGGTGCCTGATTCTGAATCCGATCCTTGGTCagccttgtctactcagactggcattagctctccagggtctcaggcggaggtttTTCACATCTTTTGCTGCCGGAgtcctttttaaactggagttgccagggattgaacctgggaccttctgcataccaagcaagGGCTTTACCACTGAGGCACAGCACAGCAGAAACAAAACATCCGTCCTCTCTCTTTCCTCGCTGGGCTGATTTTGAGCATGTCGGGAGttttcagtgtaaggcagcattCAACATGTGAACAAACGtgaacacacacaaagctgccttatgccGAATCCGACTCTTGGTCCATCCAGGCTGGTCGTGTCTACGTACACTGGCAGtcactcttcagggtctcaggaagagaaaggtctttcccatcacccactgcaTGGAGATGCCGGCTGTGGACTAGAGGGAATGGAGAGACCAGTGCTTGGCACAGAGTTTTGCCAGGTCAGTGTATCCTTGTCTAGGCAGGTGCCTGTCTGTTAACCCGGTAGGCTTTCTCTATTTGGAGCAGAGATCCTCTGTTAATGTggattccttctctctcttcttgcAGGTGTCTCTCCTGACTCTTCTGCAAGACTGCAAGGAGGCTGCCTTGATGTGGTTCTTAGAGAAGGTTCGGGCTTCGCCCGGGACTGCCAGTCCTTTGACCCCCTCGTTTCTGGGCTTGCCCCCTGGCCAGCCCACAGTCGATAAAAGCAAACTTGGGGTTTCAGCACCAGCTTTCTCCAACATCTTGACCCCGGACAAGATCCCGGCATTCTGCATCCCTCCGAGACTGGCGGTCCCCCCTGCCTCAAAAAGCCCCAGCCTGGCTTTCCAGCCCCACCGCTGCCTCACTGAGCCCACCTTGCAGGCTGCCACAGGCTCTGGCTTCTTCTCGCCGCACCTCATCCAAGTGGAGAGCGTGGAGGAGATCCCGGACCCAGAGGAAGAAAGCACCAACTCGGACCCCCACTCTCAGGCTGCCTTGTCCCTGCCGCACTTCCCCAAGGCTCAGACCTCCTATGGCTTCTGCACTCTCCTGGAGAGCCCCCACACCCGCCGGAAGGAGTCCATCTTCCACAGCGAGGCACCGAGTCTCCCCCTGCCCCGCTCTCGGGCCAGCAGCTGCAGTGGCCAAGACATGGCCTCCAGCCCCATTGCCATTGCTGGTCGCCGGTACCCGctcctgggcaggcagggcacctGGGACAGCGACACCGCCTCCTCTGCCGAGTCCTCTCCCTTCAGCTCTCCACTCCTAGCCCGCTCCCTTCCGCGGGCCGGCTCCCTCTTCAAGAGCCGCAGCCAGGATGGCCTGCTGGGCAAGGCCCTGAGGGGTCGAGGTGGGGCACGGATAGCCCGGGCAGGCTCCTTGTCGACGGATGAGGGCAGCTCTACAGACAACAGCCCCAATGCCACCCGGCGGTCTTCAGAGAGCCTGCTTGACCCCACGATCTCCCGGACTtacagcctttcccctctgccCATCTTCCCACTGGACTTCCCCTGTGGCCGGGAGAGGCTGGGGCGGGAGAGCACCATCTCCATGGACAAAGGGGGGCAGCTCCGGCTGTCTTCTGAGTACTGCTCGGAAAACCACCAGCTCCGGATCCGGCTGATCAGCGTGGAGGGGCTATACGAGACCTCGTGGGAGGCCAAGAGCATCAACTGCTGTGTCACCTTCGCACTCATGCCGGGGAAGGTCCAGAAGCAGAGGAGCACCGTCATTAAGAGAAGCCGCAACCCCATCTTCAACGAGGACTTTTTCTTTGTTGGCATCTCTGAGGATGACCTAGACACTCTTTCGGTCCGAATGAAAGCCGTGAACAGGGGCTGCAGCATGAAAAGGGACCTGGTTCTGGGGGATACTGAAGTCAGTTTGATGCATGTTTTAGCGGCGTGAGAGCCCTGCATCTCGGAcagattttatttatactttaaaattttatttttgtactgttTTAATAAAACGTGTTTCTTTTGACATGTACGTTTCATTTGTGGTATCTACAAGGTCAGTAAATAagcttctgttttaaattgtCAAACAGCTTTCTTTAGTAACTTCCCACTGATGTATTTATTCAcagacagctagatttgagtccaggagcacttgaagagaccaacaagagttttagGGTCTAAGACACCTAAGATTTCAAGTGTCTAAGTCCATCAGGTACAACAGAGTTGAAAAACTGTAAAACTTATCAAAGGCCATTAAGTCAGTGTCATTACATACCTACACTATATGGTTGAACCATATTTCCTGTCACGTACCACGTGGGAGAGGAAGCGGCATGGTGTCCGGTCTCTGAAGCTAAGGAGGACTGTGCTTGGAAGGGAGGCTACCAGGAAGACTCTGTGGAGGAAAGCAATGTCCAAATACCTCTGCCCCTCCCTTGTCTTAAAAAGCCCCTTGCAGAGGTTGACATAaatcggctgcaacttgacagcattatACACAcataatatataatttttaaaaattacttaatTACTTTATTCATacaccacctccccaccccccaagtgaATCCAACTAAGTTTATattgttctcctccattttaacatCACAACAGACCTGTGGAGGTAGCCTAGGCTGCGTATGACTGCCCCAAAGTCACAAAATATTTCCCTAGTTCTCTATTCAAGACCTCACATATAGAACTTGCAGAGTTCCCTCCCCCCGCTATTGGTGAAAAGCACATGTAGAATACATAAAAGGTGCCCTATTTATTTATAagccacctttctctccagtggggtcccaaagtgtcttacatcattctcctttatTTAATTCTCACAACACCCTTgcaaggtaggtttggctgaaaggttacccagcgagcttccatggcatgaggggggattcaaacctgcgTTTGCGCAGATCCTAACGTGACACTCGAAGCACTACAATATGCCACTGGAACGCAATCTGTTTGAGTGTATCTCTGGCATGAAAAAgtgaaactgctttatactgaatcaggcccttgaccttttaaggtcagtactgtctactcagaatggcagctgctctccaggatctcaggctaaggtctttcccatcacccactgcctggtccttttaacccgggaccttttgcatgccaaatcgacgctctgcccctgagccagggtccctccCTTATAATACATGAACACACGGATCtgccctatactgaatcagatccttggtccataaaggtcactattgtctgctcagaatgacagcagctctccaagatctcagccagagatctttcccatcacccactgcctggtccttttcacctgcagattgaacctgggaccttctttatGCCAAATAGATGTTCTGCCGATGAGCCACGGTTCCTCCAAGTTCCCGCTATTTTGTTTCTGTTGATATAGGAGGATTAAGAACAGAGATTGCCGCATTCCGAATTAGAATCTCCCTTTCCCACACCCAACTTCAACATGGTCCAATTTCTATCCTTATGGTTATCATGCTCCGATTTTTAAatcttttccccttttaaaaatcaatgccAACACTTTGATAGGATTGAACAATAGGATATTTCAAAAGCTGCCATGGTTTAAGGGTGACCCGGTAGCCCGTATAATTAACTCTTCTGGCAGTGAAAGGTACATGAAATGCTTGCCCGTGGAGTCTGCTGGAGCAGCTTGAAATCAGAGCCAGATCTTTGCGGGAGGTGATGAAAGGCCCAGATACGGCCATCCTGACCTAATTGGATATTGCAGGTAATTGAATCCTCTCTTCTAGTCCAGTTAGCAATATCATTTGGCAGGTGAGGAAGAGACAAGGATCTCTAGAATTCACAATACAGCAGGGAATATGAGCTTCAGAAAATTTGTCTGCATAGAGACTGGTAAATGGACTTGCAAATTCCATCTTGCAAATTCTTTAAATTTATCCATGTTTTATGATGGATACTGTGGACTGCCAACAAAGACCAGCCATTGGGCTCTAGATCCAATCATGCCTGAACTTCCCCTAGAAGCGAAAATGCCTAAACTGATGCTATCACactttggtcacatgatgagaagacCAGACTCGATGGAAAAggcaacaatgctaggaaaagttgaaggaagcaggaaaaaagaaagacccaacatgagatagattgactctGCCAGGGGAGCCAAGGACCacactttgcaagacctgagtaagGCTGTCAACAAAAGGATGTTTTGGAAGGCATTAGTTAaaggggttgccatgagttggaagagacttgatggtacttaacaCACACCTCTTAAACTTCTTTATTTACAGTCACTTATACCTGACCTTTATGTCCTGATCAGATTCTCCTCCATTAAGCCCATTTTACAGATAATGAGGCAGAAAGAATAGGACctgcccaaggttactcagcaacACAAAGGCTGACTTTGGATTTCCACCCAGATCTTTTAGGTTCCAGCTGAACAAGGCATCATCTCTCAAACTGTCCCTAGAAattcagcctcctgccagccttAAGCTTGCTTACTCAGAAGTATGCGTAAAGAATTTAGTCTTACACCAGTCATGGGTAGCTTTTGGAGTCCTGatttcccctcccgcccccccaggCCTTAGAACGGATTCAGCTCTGacttggatgggccaggctagcccaatcaaggaagctaagcagggtcagtgctggCTAGCatatggatgggaaaccaccaaggaatactatttattatttatttattttatctatttattatatttatatactgccctcccctgaggctcataaTGGGAAGGCATGGGATAGGAAACCaccccctgaatgtctcttgccctgaaagccccatggggtcaccatgtCGGCTGTAACTTGAAGGCAAAGAATAAATACAGCGGGTTGCAAACTGGATGTAGTTTTGCGATGTTTTACATTCTGCGGGAGTACTCTTCCTGCTATTGTTCTTGCTACAACAACTTGCACCATTTGAGCCAGTGGCGGAAACAGATTCTCAGCTGAACATGCCACTTGGGTCCCCCTTATTGCATGCCTCCAAGGCACTTGTGTCCGGCCGAGAGAAAGAACTGGAAACAATCTCCCGACATCAAATCATTCTCATCCTGTAATGCAACTGAAGGCCTTAAATCCATCtgcactcctttttttttttttttttgctgctccagGAAGGAGGGTGTGGAGAGACACCCAATGCTGTTTCTCTCTGTGCTGATGTCGAGGTTCTTCCTGCAAAGCCAGACTGCTGGCAAGAAAGAGGCAGGAAATGCGTTTCTTCGGTGGAAACAAATAATCTCAGCTTTTCATGTGAGCCATGCCGCAGCAAAGCCAGCCTGGGGCTCTTGGGACACTTTGCTCCCGGCCCTGTTTGTAAAGCAACAACCCATGATGTCAAGGCCTGGACTGGCATTGTTCCCAACAGGTCTCCGTGACCTGTAATCAGGTGGGACACAGGCCAAAAGGAGAATTGGGGGATCCAAAATAAGGCGTCCTTTTCTTTATCACTGAGGCCCTGCCACCAGAAGGCTGACTGTTGTGGGTCCTGTATCACTATAGTAGTGTTGCcagctttggtttgggaaatacctagagattttgagcCTGAGCGGGAAATGGTGATGGTTCCACAGTTACCCCGGGCCATGTCAGACCCTTGGTGCAGCccaggaccttgggccagtc
This window of the Paroedura picta isolate Pp20150507F chromosome 18, Ppicta_v3.0, whole genome shotgun sequence genome carries:
- the LOC143827882 gene encoding C2 calcium-dependent domain-containing protein 4C-like, giving the protein MRLVGERRSAPIKARSRTLCWQKLWSIHRRRRLALVSFCALQVTGEVPQQLGQVSLLTLLQDCKEAALMWFLEKVRASPGTASPLTPSFLGLPPGQPTVDKSKLGVSAPAFSNILTPDKIPAFCIPPRLAVPPASKSPSLAFQPHRCLTEPTLQAATGSGFFSPHLIQVESVEEIPDPEEESTNSDPHSQAALSLPHFPKAQTSYGFCTLLESPHTRRKESIFHSEAPSLPLPRSRASSCSGQDMASSPIAIAGRRYPLLGRQGTWDSDTASSAESSPFSSPLLARSLPRAGSLFKSRSQDGLLGKALRGRGGARIARAGSLSTDEGSSTDNSPNATRRSSESLLDPTISRTYSLSPLPIFPLDFPCGRERLGRESTISMDKGGQLRLSSEYCSENHQLRIRLISVEGLYETSWEAKSINCCVTFALMPGKVQKQRSTVIKRSRNPIFNEDFFFVGISEDDLDTLSVRMKAVNRGCSMKRDLVLGDTEVSLMHVLAA